AAAATTCTCATACTCTTTAACTGAGATGTATGCTTAAATTGGCTTCCGGCCTGTCCACCTCTGAACATTTTCATGCTGAAGCCCAGTTTGAATAAGGACAGGCCTGTAACTTTGCTTGTGCTCATTGGTAACAAATTACTTTATCAGCAGAACTTTGTGTTTTGAAGCTTTTTACAGGCACATCAGAAAACAGGGCAGATTGTTAAATCTCTGTTAGCTGGCTTGAAAGGCTCTTTAGCTTTCAGGTCTCTTGCTGGTGTCTGGCATTTGAACCCCAGATTCTGCACATGGATGCTGGACTGTTCATTTGGTTgagtttgcctttttttaagtACTGGTCTTTCTGAAGAGTTACAGCCAGCTTTATAGATAAGGGAGGGAATTCTgatctgggaaagaaaatagcaGAGCTCTCCTTTCATCACAGCACGACTATGACATGAGGGTAGATGACTTCCTTCGCCGCACACAAGCTGTTGTCAGCGGTCGGAGAAGCCGGCCCCGGGAGAGGGACCGAGAGCGAGAGCGCGACCGGCCTCGAGATAATCGGAGAGACCGAGAACGTGACAGAGGCCGTGATcgggaaagggagagagagaggatttGTGACCGGGACAGAGACAGAGGTGAAAGAGGTAGATACCGAAGATAATCTATCTGGAACAGTGCTcacttgaaacaaaaaaaaaagcttgtatttttttgtgtgtttacaagtagtacattttattttcagctgtctACTTAAAGTTCATTGTGTAGAAGGATTTATAATGACCCTCTCTATTCCAAGCATGCAGTGAACTATGAACTGGAAAAACTCAAATAggccaaaaataaaatacacaaagcTGACACTCAACTTCATGTTTCTATTTGGAACAAAGTTGGAAGCAGCTAAGAATGTAGATATTGATTAATTCTCAATAAGTGTTCTACTTAGTGACTTCATTCTAGGTTTTTGAATACTGATGGataactgccttttttttttttttttttgctttgatgttttcttcctgtagTTTCATATGGTTCGATGGGAGAATGCTGCTATCAAGTATGCAAATACTGAAGTAtgatctctttctttttttttgacgGTATGGCAGTGTTGTAGCagcctttccccccccccccccccgccctttcccccccattttttaACCCTATCTGTGAAGtcaagtggttttttttcagtcttcagtaAGGAAAGCAATATTAAGAAGACACTATTGATACCtaatttttagccttttttaaaaatcttcctgtGTTCAGTAACATTTTGGTCAATTCTCTTGTCTGGTCTCTTTCCAAAATGTACACATTGCTTGGAATGTTCACAACCTGCGTGCGTGGAACCAGAAAATATTGCTGTATTCTACATTgctaccattttttttttttataaaaaaataaattggtaaCTATGGAAATGTTTAAAACTCCATGTCGGGTTTCTTGGTTTTCTAAGCTTGACAGCTTTGCTAGATTCCAGCAGTTCTCGGAAAGATCTATGTTCGGAAATAGTTCAAATGTTCTTCATGGTAAACAAAACTGATCTGAAGCCTGAATTTAGGAAAAGGACTGTTGATATAAAAGgtaattgcatttctttttccatagtGAAGTAGCCAATAACTCCTACAGCTCATCAGAGTTAAGGCCCTACGTGTTCAACTTAATCATAGGATCTTCAAGCTGTTGAGAGGCTGTCCTCAGCCACGACATACCTGTCTCAGGAATGTGTTAGTCCTGTAAGATCCAGAGTCTGCACATACGTTCTTTGTAGTGATCACTTGTTACTTCtcttaaataagaaatattttacctAAATGCCAATGGTaactgtgaggggaaaaaaaaaattaaaacttgtaGTGGAAGTTCTTCAGTTTTTCCAGCAATTTCCAACTTCCCAAAACTTGTAAGAGCAGCACTGCCTTGGTAGACTTCTTCATAAACTTCCTTCAGCATCTTCTCATGTAACAAATCCAGACTCTGCTTTAAATGCCTCCAGCTCCACCCTGCTGGGTGCTCCAGCTATTTTTATAAAAGGCAGTATAGGACTGGCCACTGTGTTGCATTTGTGGAAATGTGGTTTTTTGATCTGGCAatagtttgtttattttagtatACAGTCACAGTAAACATCTACATATGTTAAACAGAAAGTTAGATCTCCAGTGTACAAATATGTTTGGATTCTTTAAGCAGTACTAGAGGCTGAATATGTGTTTGGGTTCCTCAGCACAGTTTATTGTGCACAGAGAGGTAAAGCCTGCTAGCTGGAGGATTAGATCAGTCTTGTCAGATTTAGAATACATTCTATGTCTAACTGGAGAAATGCATCATAGACCACCCTCATACTTTGATATCTTTCTCTGCATTATATATAGACTCTAAAATGAAGagggggttttggttttgtttgagcttttttgtttggattgtttgtttgttttactttttaatttcagtacTAGATAAGCCAAACCACTCTGAGTAGGTTACAGAAATGAAGCACCTCCTTACAGGGACTTTGGAGCACTTTGTCCAGCTTTTTCCATCTATCCTGTTTCCAGTGTCCTTTGTTAGCCCTGTCTGACCAATACCTGTGCAGCATGCTGGGAGGCTTGCTGGCCTTCTGGCATCTGAACTGACATCTTAGCAAGTGGGTGACAGGAGCTCATAGTGATCCAGCTTGGTGGAGCTGTGCCTAGGGACCCACCTGGCTCTCTGAACAGTTACAGCAACCCCTTTCTGATTTGGGGCCTTAGTGTCATGCAGTTCCCCTTTCTATTCACTGTGCATATTCCTGGTTATGATCCCGTCATGACAACAGGAACAGTATACCAGAAATTGCCATGAGATGCAGTAGTCTTCTTGTAACCCCTCTATAGTTTGGAAACAGTTGAGCTTTTGTACATGTTGTAGTATGAAGAAGTTTAACCAGATGTTGAAACATGACaatgctaataaaaataaagttgatGTGGCATAAGGAATTTTATTATGTAAACAAATAATCATGTTCAGTTTGAAAACAATTCCaaagagtatttaaaaatatcacttaaAATTCGAGCAGGTCTTTTCTTGAGTAAGCTGGCACAGCAGTGAAATAACCTTACCTGGAAAAGAGGCCTGGACTAGCAGCATTTTACAGGCATCTTTAACACCTGAAGAGGTACTACGTTTGCTACCACTCTTATCTAACTGAAGTGCAGCACTGttttctctccagcttttcAGGCAAGGCAAGTGGCTATTGCACTGTTCCCACATGGAATGTCGCTTCTTTGCAAGTTCCCTTTCTAGAGGTTTTCCTGCGTTTATCAGTTAGCGTGGCTCAGAGGTGTTTGGGGGTTAAGATGGACAAATTCCTGACAGAGGTGGTTTTCACACCCCTGCAGTGTTGCAGTTAGAATGATGCCTGTGCAGTAGGAATTCCTGACTGAATTGGAAAGAGAAATGGTTCCCAGGAAAGTAATGTTTATGGTGGTCTTGGGATTCTAatctcccctcagcccccaAGCAATCAGTGCATTTCCCACTTGCAGCTCTCAGTTTTCATGATCGTGGCCCTTCAGATGGGCAGTTTTTAGGAGCCCATGATCTTGGATTCACTGTCCAGTCTGGAGAGAGTTTTTCTGGCAGGAGAGGAAGCATTTTGGTTGTGAATCAGTGATCAAGCCTGCATAACACTAGAGGAGAGGACAGAGTTAGGATAAGGAGCCTAGTTGCAGACCCATAGGGCAAGGCTGAATTTATGCAATATATCAAATTATTTGAGATACTTGGAAATATAGAGCAACAATTACCATGGGAAGGACCATGTATGATCAGCTAACATGGTCCCAGGGCATAAAGCAACtataattcagttttatttagaCAAGAAGGAATTTGCTGGTTAAgcaagcagctctgccccacagcagctttGTTGTGGTGCATTCATGATATGCCCAGCTTAAAGCACATCCCAGTAAATTTGTTCACCAAACAATGTGCATAAATGCCTTGCTGAATCAGCCTAGGAGAAGAAAACTGCTGTTGGGAGCAAGGTGTCTATTCTGTCTTCCTCTTTGCAATCCTGCCACATCTTCTACAGCAACATAGGCAGCAGTTGAAAAGAATGAAGACAATAGTGGCTGTACAGGTGAACAAGAATGCCAGAACATCCAGGGAGTGGTACTGGTACCAGGTGAGATGGTGAGCAGCTGGTCTCAAGTGCTTTGCTCCTTTGTGACGCATGACAAATTCAATCCAGAAGACAGCTCTGTCCAGAGGCTTAACAGGCTGATCATGCTGTATCTTGGATAGCTTTAGAGCATTTTCCTTatagctgggggaaaaaaaacaacaaaaaaacaaacaagaaaccaAAGAGATTTTTCACTTATTTCTGGAATAAACCATTTAGCACGTGGCAGTCCTCTTGAGGAGGGTAGACAGCCCTGCTTTTACTTTCATCAGTCTTATTTAAGTATATTTGAAACTGGTCCAGTTTATTACTGTATGTGTAAAATTGGGTTAAGAATAATAATAGAGAGAGacaatattttggaaaaaaaaagttactaaaaattattccagatactcctttaaaaaaagcaacatgGAAGtatttgcagcatttctgttcCAATATAATAGAGTGTGCTGATTTaggctgggatagagttaacATTCTTTGTAGAAGCTGGTGTGGGCTATTTTTTGGATTCTTGCTGAAAGCAGTGTTGATACAATAGggatgttttccttcctgctgagcTTATACtgagtcaaggccttttctgtctctcacaCCACCCCATCCatgaggaggctggggctgcacaagGAACTGGGAGGGGGGACAGCAAGGCAAGCTGATCCCAACTGACCTAAGGGGATTCTAGACCCTATGGTGTCATGCTCGTGTACCAGCTGCCATCCAGATTGTTACAGATCACCTCCACTGTGGCTGACTCCCTCAGATACTTGGTACCTCCATCAGTGCTGGTCCATTTGCTTCAGGAATTTGCAGGTTTTTACTTGAAGGAACACCTGTCCTTTACACTGGATGGGAGTTGCTGCTAAAGATTGAGgacttctgcatttttccaaTCCCTTTGTCTGTGGTCTTATCCTTAGTAAGCTGCTGGGCTTCCATCTCTAAGTCCTGACTGATAGGTACAATAACCTAAGAATGCTGCTAAGTCAGGGGTAGGAGAAAAAACTGTTATGACTGCAGGCAGCTAAGACCTAATAAAACTAGAATTAGGTCCTCCAGAGGATTTACACGAGTAGAGAACTCTCAAAAGCTCCTCTGAAGTTTCCAAGAACTATTTTTCTCAAAGCACTCATAAAATCCGGTATAAGGAAAAGCACATTACTGATCTCTCCTTTTTGAGAAATGCTGATTCTCAGACAGGAAAGACGGTCTTCATCTGAAATCCAAACTTCAGCTACTCTGCGTTTTCCATTCCCAGAAAAGCCAGCAGAATTTCTCACATGAGCAGCCCAGGATTTTAATAACCTCAGCCTACTGTAAGGCAAGAACAAAACTCACGTGGAATTGTAAATTACTGTCTTCAGTGCATCAACCAGGTCCTGTGTCTTCATTGTGTTGAAATCCACCTGAACTGCAGCTCCTTTTGCTACCATGTGAGCAAGGTTGTCATGCTGGTCAGCAAACATGGGAATCCCAACCATTGGGATCCCGTGGTAGATAGCTTCATAGAGCCCATTGGTCCCACCATGTGTAATAAAGGCCTTTGTCAAGGGATGGCCTGGAACAGAGAAGGAGGGGTATAttacagcagctgtggcagacTGCATTCGCTGGGATGTGAACACAGCATAGAGGGGCCAATGCACTGCTAGAGAAGGGAGTAGCCCTGACCTCTGgatcagcagcagagcttgcGTGGGTAGCTTTCACACAGTCATAATTATTTTAACACACCATGTGAATCAGCACATCCCTCCAGACTACCCCACAGTTACTTCAGCCCTTCCGCTATTGTGCAATTGTAGTTTTCACACCGTCTCAGggtcagagcagccctgtgcttcAGCCTTGCTTAGGTCAGGCATTTTGAAGAACGAGCCCTGGAGATGAACTGCAGAAGCCGAATCCAACTCCAGATTACATCACTGCTTTGGTATTTACTCCTGTCCACGGGTGCTTTTGAACCCTTTGGACAACTGATACCAAAATCTGTAAGTCAGAGCCTTTTAGGAAACAAAGGCTCTCAAGAGCAAAGCTCTGCCACTAGAGCTGTGAAACTAAGTGTATCCACAAGTGGTTCCGGCTAGAATTAACCATTctagtggaaagaaaaaaggaaacagttttTCCAAGCGTGCAGTCCATCCCAAATAGAAACAGTCTTACCAAGCAGGTCATTTTGTGGTATCCAGTCAAAAATCCTGGTGTTGGAGCCCagagtttctggttttttccctttgtaccGCCAGAGGACCTTGAACAAAGGAAGAATGAGATAAACACAGTGCATGTGATATGCCTTTCTGTATTACTACATGTAATTTAGAGCTTTATCTCAAGCCCATATACCTTTCCCCAGATTTTAGATAGCTTTGTCTGCAGTTGAACTCTTTGATTGGTTATTATGTgctaattattaaaaaatgcatagagtgatttttctattttggcCTGTAATGCTCCTCCATGTAATATGGTTCAGAGAAGGTGAAACACCAGAATTACCCATGAAGTAACTCAGCAGTGTGTCTCTCAAAGAGCCCAGCTTCCAGGCTGTTATCACATCCAGCAGGGATGCAGGTAAAGAACTCCAAACATAAAAGGGAGTGAAAAGCACAAGGCAGCTTGTTTGAGGCTTGAAAAGAAATTCACCTTCTGTGGAAGCTGGCTGAGGGCTTTGGCAATCACATTACTTTTTT
Above is a window of Motacilla alba alba isolate MOTALB_02 chromosome 4, Motacilla_alba_V1.0_pri, whole genome shotgun sequence DNA encoding:
- the LOC119700325 gene encoding UDP-glucuronosyltransferase 2A1-like isoform X3; protein product: MKNITKIICDGVVKNEALMERLRASAFDLLLADPLFPSGELVAEKLGIPFVYTFRFSMGNTVERLCGTLPAPPSYVPTTLTRLTDRMTFWQRLKNILGYALHDFMFHYVLWANWDQYYSEVLGRPTTLCETMGKAEIWLIRTYWDFEFPRPFLPNFEFVGGLHCQPAKPLPKEMEEFVQSSGEHGVIVFTLGSMVHSLSDEKSNVIAKALSQLPQKVLWRYKGKKPETLGSNTRIFDWIPQNDLLGHPLTKAFITHGGTNGLYEAIYHGIPMVGIPMFADQHDNLAHMVAKGAAVQVDFNTMKTQDLVDALKTVIYNSTYKENALKLSKIQHDQPVKPLDRAVFWIEFVMRHKGAKHLRPAAHHLTWYQYHSLDVLAFLFTCTATIVFILFNCCLCCCRRCGRIAKRKTE